Part of the Peromyscus maniculatus bairdii isolate BWxNUB_F1_BW_parent chromosome 23, HU_Pman_BW_mat_3.1, whole genome shotgun sequence genome is shown below.
tgcatgccttttatcccagcacttgggaggcagaggcaggcagatctctgtgagttcgagaccagcctggtctacagagtgagatccaggactacagtcagggctacacagagaaaccctgtcttgaaaaatgaaaaaaaaaaagttgtttttattattattattattattattattattattattattactattgttttgttttggggtttttttgtttgtttgtttgtttttttctggagctgaggattgaacctagggctaggcaagcactctaccactaagctaaatctccaaccccgagtttttattattattgttattatttttttagttatgtgtgtgtggacgtgtgtgcaggtgccctcagaggccagaggcatcagaatATACTGGAGCTGTTagaaaaccaaactcaggtcctctgcaagtccgtccttaactgctgagccatctctccagctcccatcttGTTTGTGGaaaacagggtctttcactggccaggaactcactgacTGGGCTAGGTGGGGTGGCCAGTGAACCACAGTagtctgcccgcctctgcctccccagcactgggatgacaagcaCAAGCCAGTGTGCCTGGGTTTAAAACATGGAATTCAGGACCAAtagaatcatctctccagccctctttttttttcttcttaaaaagttgtgtgtgtgtgtgtgtgtgtgtgtgtgtgtgtgtgtgtgtgtgtgtatgcacatacaggcatgtgtgtgccatgggacatgtgtggaggtcagaggacagctctctgAAAGTCAGTTGTCCTTTTCCGTCCTGTTCAGGCTCGTTGTTTCTGTAACGTTGCATACTCCAGGCTGTTGTCTGCAGTATTGCTTACTCCAGGCTGTTCTGTCTGCAGCTTTGCATACTCCAGGCTGTTCTGTCTGCAGCTTTGCATACTCCAGGCTGTTCTGTCTGCAGTGTTGCATACTTTAGGCTGTTCTGTCTGCAGCATTGCACACTCCAGGTTGTTGTCTGCAGCATTGCACACTCCAGGTTGTTGTCTGCAGCATTGCATACTCCAGGCTGTTCCGTCTGCAGCGTTGCATACTTCAGGCTGTTGTCTGCAGCGTTACATACTCCAGGTTGTTGTCTGCAGCGTTGCATACTTCAGGTTGTTGTCTGCATCATTGCATACTCCAGGCTGTTGTCTGCAGCATTGCATACTCCAGGTTGTTGTCTGCAGCATTGCATACTCCAGGCTGTTCTGTCTGCAGCATTGCATGCTCCAGGCTGTTCTGTCTGCAGCATTGCATACTCCAGGCTGTTCTGTCTGCAGCATTGCATACTCCAGGCTGTTCTGTCTGCAGCATTGCATGCTCCAGGCTGGTCTGTCTGCAGCGTTGCATACTCCAGGCTGTTGTCTGCAGCATTGCATACTCCAGGCTGTTGTCTGCAGCATTGCATACTCCAGGCTGTTGTCTGCATCATTGCATACTCCAGGCTGTTGTCTGCAGCATTGCATACTCCAGGTTGTTGTCTGCAGCATTGCATACTCCAGGCTGTTCTGTCTGCAGCATTGCATGCTCCAGGCTACCTGGCTGGAGCTTTTGGATAACCCTCCTGTCTACTGCTTCCCATCTGTCCATAGGGATGCTGAGactaaagatgtgcatcaccacctCCAGCTGTTTACGTGGATTCCAGGGTTGTCGGGCTTGTGTGGTGAGTACTTTAACTGGCACAGCCATCTCGCCAGTCACctcatttctgttgttttgagacagggtctcctcatgtagcccaggctatcttcaaattcaggtcctgtgatgactattcttggttgtcaacttgactacatctgtagTTACCTAAAACCCAAATGAATGAGCACacctgtaagatttttttttttaattatacaaccTTTTTATTTAAGCTTCATTAAACAGTGCAGAGATTTTTCTTATAACAAAGACTGAAAGATTAGTCAGTGAGAAGTTTGGGGCTAGCAACCACATATCAAAAGCAACAAGCAATTGGGATTAGCCAGAACTAGCACAAGGTAGAGAACACTAACCTAGCCCaggacaggggaggcagagggacaTAGGAAGCTCAACACTATCACAAAAGAACTAAATCCTCATAGGAAACTAGCCTAGGGTGAAAACTTTGTACACTTCAAATGCAGAAACTCTGAAGGGGAGAACAGCCCCTGTGCCAGCTCTCTCCCTAAGGCTGCTCTTGCCTCTGTAGCTGGATGTTTATCATCCCACAGAGGAAGGTCACTTGGTCACGGGGAGCTTGTGCTTCTTTGATTAACTGGATATGACACAATGTCTAGGTGTCATACACTCAAAGCTAAAAAATAAGATAGTTAGTAGCTCTAAAGGAAACACACTAAACTCCACATTCCATCTCATAGGAATGTATATTATGACCAAATGGCTTttatgtaagaaataaaatattaactgagCAGAGTTGTCAAGTCTACTTGGATCTCAGTTCTAGTAAGATGATTATAGAAAAGTAGTTGATGAAAGTAATCAAACTGTAAGACATGTGAAAATGTCAAGACGAAGATTTCTAACTTCCTGTCACCCAAATGGATAGCATCTATGTATGGAAAATGGTTTATcgagaacttggcagctttacTGAATGAAACCACTATTCAAGAAAGGCCAACCCTATGTCTGACTGATTCTTCAATGTCAGACAATTACTCACAACCAGACTTGGGgcttaagaattttttttgagatatgtaTTAAGCAATTACTTGAGTCTCACCAGAAGACTTTATGTAACTCACCTGACACTACAGCTATCCTGAAACATCACCACAGATGGGACCAGGAAAGGGTATTAACGGTCTCATAAGAGTCAGATCAATGAATCATCATCCTGAGGTTTTCGATAACAGAGCTTTTTAAATACTCCATTGCTACAAATTTTACCACAGACTGTTAGCTCTAATATTTCAAAATAGTCCAAAATAACTAAAACGTTAACCTTAATATAGTCAGTACTCTATTGCCTTCAAAACAGAATTAGTATTTTGGTTTACCTAAAAGTGTATCTTCACATTTTGAAATTCAGTTCAGTATACAACCAAAAATCTTTAAACTATCTTCGTATATCAATACTGTAACAGGCCACTTTCAATTTTTATGTAGTTCCCacagtttatttaatatttaaaatgcagttaaCAAAGTGCAGACATGTTACTATTGCTGTATCTTCCTCATCACCTTATTTGGTAGGACAGTCATTTTCAAGGTTCCCAGTAGAGTAACAGTGACAAAGTGAACGGGCCCACTCCTTCCACCCCTACCCTCAATcacaaagggaagaaaaacacaaagtGAAAAGGCTAGAAATAAGACTTAGGGCCCAGGGAGAAGGGAACCTTAAATCATTAAGCATGGGAACACAGAAGACAGCTTTTTGTACCCCTTTCATGCCACACAATAAACACTGAAGGAATAACTAAGGACTTCCTAATCAAAAACCTTTCAGGAAGCACCGGTGGACTTCTGGATTTGTTCCTTTAGAATCAAGATACTCTGCCTTTGCTCAGGAGGCAGCATGGCGATCTGGTCTGCAGTTAGCTGAAGAACCTGCATAATCAAAGCTGCTTTTTCTTGATCTTGTGGAGTTACCTGGCTTTGCCCAGGGCTAAAACTgctaggctggcctccaccttgcTTACTCGCTCCTTGCATACCTGCTCCCTGCATCCCTCCTTGCATACCTGCTCCCTGCATCCCTCCTTGCATGCCTGCTCCCTGCATCCCTCCTTGCATATCTGCTCCCTGCATCCCTCCTTGCATGCCTGCTCCTTGCATTCCTCCTCCTTGTATACCAGCTCCCTGCATCCCTGCTCCTTGTATACCTGCCCCCTGCATGTCACCTGCAGGATTTCCCACTCCTGCAATGTTTGGAACCTGTCTAGGTCCCTGAGGGCCACCCGCCCCCATATTAATGGGGCCAGGACCCTGGATTCCACCAGTCATCGGGCCTCTGGAACTAGGGCCAGGGCCCCTCATCTCTAGTCCTCTTGCATCCATGCCTCTTGCTTCCATGCCTCTGGTTTCCATTGCACAGGTCTCcattcttctctccatccctcgtGACTCCAAGACCTCAGTTTCCATGGGCCGAGTCTCCATCCCTCGagactctcttcctcctctaccaTCCATAGGCAGACCTCTTTGATCTATCATGGGACCTCTGGGCTCTCCAATTAGCATTCTGGGATCTGCTGCTAATGGCCCTCCTCTCATATCATGCGAAGAAGGGCCACGGCTGTCATGACCATGGTGCATGGGGGGACCCTGGTGGGGTGGACCCATATAACCTCTGGGTTCCACTTCTCCAGTAACTGAGAGCAAAGTCCCTCCGCGTGGGTCATTTGGAGCATCTCCCAGGAGTCCCCGAGGAGGTATGCCACCAGCAGGCATGGGTCCACGAGGCATTGGAGGTCTAGGATCTGACATCTGCATCTGTCCTCGCTCTAAGGGCACTGGACCAACCACTGGCATGCCAACTTGTGGCTGCATTGCTCCTCCTGGAGTTAATGAACCAGGTCCAGGTCCAGGAACTGCGGCTGGTATTGGCCCCGGAGCTGGAATTCCTCCCTGTATAGAAGTCTGCATCAGAGGAGGAATGTCTTTCACAGGTCTCCTTGGCAAATGCTGAGGCTGAGGAGCTGGAGGATTCTGTTGGTTCAGCATAACATTAGGTCCGGGGCAGAGCCCAGGGGCGGCGGCAGGGACGGGAcctgggccagggccagggctgggGCCCGGACCACCAGGGCCAGGCCCAGGGCCAGGCTGAGATTTGCCTGGAATCAGCGGTGTGACGTGTATCTTATGATGCAGAATTTTCAGTGCAATCTCTGGATCCATGATTCTCATACGGCATACGCCAGTTGTGGGTTCTGAAGCAGCATGTTTCGGGCTTCCTGGTGACTGTTTTGGACACACAACTTCATCTGCTTCATCAGCTCAAACATCTGCTCGGGGGGCAGGCTGGCGACCGCTCTAGTAATCGATTCTGGAGCATCTTCTGGATCAATAGGGTCCCCATAGGGTGAGTCAATGATGGGCGCTGCCGGGCCCAAGCTCTTTAACTCCTCCTTGTTCTTCTCACTGGCCGCATTGTCCACCCGAAGCGCCCTCCCACTAAACTCTCGCCCATTGAGGTTCCGCATGGCACTAAGCGCAGTCTCCTGGTCTTGGTACTCGCAGAAGCCATAACCCTTGggctttcctgtctctctatcGTATACGAGACGGAAACTGACAACGGAACCAACCTCCGAGAAAATGTCCTTTAACTGCTCCTCCGTCGCCTCATACGGAATGTTCCCCACGAACACTGAACGCAGTGACCGATCCATGGCTGGGTCTCGCACCGCCAAACTCGACATGATTCCGGCCGAGCACACAGCAGAGAGCAaattccaagatttttttttttttttcttaattaaatcatttgaaatgggaagacccacttttttCCCCCACCCCGAGGAGGGTTTCAAGGCAGGTTTTCTCTCtgcagtcctgactgtcctggaactcactctgtaccaggctggtcttgaactcagagatccacctgcctctgtttccagagtgctgggattaaaggcatgtgccactactgcctggcctggAAAGACTCACTTCTAGTGGAGATCTTtggggtgggaagatccacctttaatctggactccaccttctgctggcagcctatataaaggacacatAAACATCCCTCGCCATCTCTTATATATTGTATAAGCTCTGTTCCTCTAGGGAACCCTAACTGATTCAGGTCCCCTTGCTGGAATGACAGGCCTGGCCCATCACACTGAGCACAGCCTCTTTCAATTCCTAATAATTCCAAGGCCACGCCACAAGGACAAACAGAAGTTCAGGTCTCGACATGTGGGCTCTGGAAGCTGGAAGGCACCAGCATTTAGACCGTAGAAGGCTGTGGGAGGGATTCTTGCCAAACTGGACCGCGCAGAGACCAGCGCAGCATGCTGGAAGTCAGAGCCAAGCTGAAGAGTTCAGAGAGCTTGACTAGAGTCTGGTTAGGAATGGCAGGCATTGGAGGaacatgtctgtcatcccagcatacaggaaactgaagcaggactCTCTCTCACGGAAAGGACTGTGGCTGGGGACATAGCCAGTCAATAGAGTTCTTGCCCGGCATGCACAGGCCTCTGGCtcccattcccagcactgtgtaaacctagtgtgacacacacctataatcccagagcttggtaggtggaggcaaggggatcagAAGCTCATGGCCCTCCTAGGCCACATAGTGTGTGAGGCCGGTTATTCCATCTTTTGTGTGTGGAGAGAAGATCTGATGGGAAAAATCACCCGCCCACAGGGTCCTCAATCACCCCTCGATGAAATCTACTACACTAGAACTCTAAATCTTTGACCCTTTGTGGTGGCTTCCTGTGTCACCTAGGTAATGGGAACTTACCTCACTGACAGGTACCCACTTCAGATACACTGCTGCTGAGCTGCCCAGGGAGAGGGGTGTGGTCTCATAATTGAGACCACCTCCAGCCCACCTCCTCTGTGACTCACAGGGGTTGGGCCACAGGTCCTGGTAGGAGTGAATTTGGGCACTTTGACCTCAGCCACTGAGAAGGAGGTGGCCCTGAACAAGCGACTTACTTTGCCGCTAAGATCCGGGAACAGTAGCTCTGTCAGTCGAGCGCTTGCTGAGCAAGCAAGAAGCTCTGGGATCCATCCCAGCAACACATAAGCCAAACATGATTGATGGCTCACACTCATACTTCCAGCtctcagaggtagaggcaggaggatcaggagttcaaggtcatccttagctacacagaagtcccaggctagccttccaACAGACCAAAGTCCAACTTGTTAAGCTAATCAGTTTTTAGTGGCGTTACTAACgggagtgtgcgtgtgtgtggggggggggcaggagggggcgtTACTCATGGAGCAGGCAGGGATGGCTCAAAAGTGGCTGCATCATGGAAAAGTCCACCTCAACCAACAAAGGAGACAATTCAGGAAAGCTGCAACCCCGGAGCTCTCTGCAAGACGGGCGGGAAGCTTGACAGCCTGCAAATCTCAGCTGGTCCCATTACCTCACCCAGCAGTTAATTGTTCCTTGTATAAAACTGGGGAGGGGTCTGCAAGAGTCTTCCACGTTTTCACTTTCCTGGACGCGGTGGCCTTTTGTTTACCTCCATGAGTCTCCTGGAGGGATGTTTTGATGCCCAGGAAGCTGCCATACAATAGGGGCAGTGGTTGGCTCCCacgcaggaggctgagacagaaggattaccCAAAGCCACAGTAAAATCCAAATGATTGTCATCTTAAAGCAGAGGACATGGCACAGAGATGGCGACTAtgtgcccaaggccacacagctggaCAAAGGCCAAGGTGCTTTTGAAAACTAAACTCTGCCCACCCTCTTCAGGCCTGCCATGTTCCCTTCTCTCGCTATACTGGACTAAGACCCCCTCTTCTGGCAGCCATAGCCAGTCTACCCTTCTTAACCCAGAAGCCAGCATGGATACCTGTAGCTCTCCTCCTAGCCCTCAGGGAATGCCAGAGATGGGAGCTCACTCCCCCTACCCTCCCGGGAGGGAACTAGACTCAGAGAAACATCCCTGAGGGCATAGCTGTGGCTAGACAAGAGAGCCGTATCTGCTCACAGTCTCCATTTGTCCGTTCATTGATTCCCCCCCCTCATGAAGATGAAGGGGCAGGCAGTTCTGGCTAAACTCCATATCCGTCATTAGAGCAGGAGGCAGCCATTGTACTGGCATGAACTCCCATCTGCCGTGACATCCGTCTCAAAGGCCTCGGCAGCAGACACTGCCCTAGCCGCACTGGAGGGCCATGCTCCAATGTCTAAGGGGACACCGGAGTCTGGCCTCTCCAAGGatctagtttttcttttcagggGTCTGAGTTCCCGGGAAAGGGGTGTTTAGGGGACCAATAAGGGTAGAACTGCTACCCTTTCCCGTCAGGCTGGTGCTAGCCCACTCCTGTCTGAAGCCTTATGGCTTAAAGATCTCTGTTTACCTCCCTTTTCCCAGCTTTGCCAGGGCCATCTGAGTTCTTCCCATCTCCTGCCTctctggaggagggaaggagggcatTTAATCCTCCTAGGATGCCCAGCCTCCCTATGAAGGTGAATTTCCCTCCCCAGGATGCCCAGCCTCCCTATGAAGGTGAATTTCCCTCCCCAGGATGCCCAGCCTCCCTGTGAGTGTGGATTTCCCTCCCACAAGGACCAGCCCAGGACAGCTGGGATGAAGGGCGTGTCCTGCTTTAGCTTCAGGCACTGGTGGTTACAGGACCCTTCCCAGGGCAACAAGGGACAGATTACTAGGGTGTAACCCACATCACCTCTGCCATAAAAGCCATCATAAAAGGGAGCATTTATCTGGGCAAGCCAAGCCATGGCTACAGGTCTCCACAGCCACTCAGCAACTGAACCCATGTGAAATGGGTCGGGTGGGGCATCCGatcataatcccagtactcaggagctgGAGATGGGAATCCCGAGTTCCAAAGTCTTGATACATAGCTCAGGTTGTTAAACTCacgaccctcctgcctcagcctcccaggtgctggtattacaggtgtgcaccaccgcagccagctgtgactctgtgtgtgtgtgtgtgtgtgtgtgtgtgtgtgtgtgtgtgtgtgtgtgtgtacatccgtGCTTGAGCATGTTGAGGCCAGAGGGAAAGCTCAGGTATTGTGTCTTAGGTGCTACCCACCTTGTTTCTTCTGACAGGCTCTCGCTGGCTTGtcaagtgagccccagggactcGCCTACCTCACTTCTTCAGTACAGGAATAACATATGACTTGTTGTTTTCttccaatatttattttttttaaatgtgtatggtattttgccttcatatatatctgtgtaccacatacgtGCCTGGTACCCTTGAAGTCCAGAAAAGGGTGTGTGAttccctggaacgggagttacaggcagttaagAGCTGCCATGGTTAAGTCCTGGAAACTGAAGCCAAGTCCTTTGCAAAAATAGCAAACGTCTAAACcatagccatctctctagcaccccaCCTTTTAATTCAAGTTTTGGGGTCAAGCTCAAGTCCTCACGTTTGCCCTgcccctgttttttatttttgaaacagggtctctataatgttgccctggctgtcctggagctcgctatatagaccaggtttagccttgaacccacagagactcacctctgcctctgtcttcccagtgctgggattaaagattcgAGTCACCACACCTACTTTTTCTGAATCTCTTACTTTGAAGAAACTAAGGAGAGTAAAGTATCCTAACAAAATCTCCATGACCTCTGGGAGAGAGTCCCATACAAACCATTTGACCTTTGGGAGAGAGTCCCTCAGAGAGGACCACCTGGGACAGGTCCAGCTGTGCATGGGGTCGCGGGAGCGCTGGTGAGGATGAAGGGAAGCATCCTCCAGATCTTGGGGGATGGCTCTGAAAATACCTTGGCTATACGGGTGTTGCTGTCCCTGCTGTTGTAGGCAGGTCATAGCTGACACAGACAGACCTGGATGGCTCCCCCTAGTGGTCACTGCCGGAAGGACATTTAGGAGCAGGCATAGGTGGGAGGCCATTGCAACAGGTCATGGCCTCTGCAAACATTCTGGGCTACAGTGTGGAACGGACTGCGCAGAAAGCCAAGGGCTTGAGGATACTTGCTCCAGCTGTCCCCAACATGTGTCCAGAGTGCCTCATGACTCACTCCAAAAAGTTCTGGGAAGGCCTGGTGTGGGGGTTTGAGAGCCGTGGTCACTGTTGCTAGGGCTGGGGTGTGCCTCCTGTTCACCCGGTTCTCAGCCCTGGGCATCACTTAGGTCTGAATGGAGGACGCTGAAATgcattctggggctggagagacgcctcagaggttaagagcactgactgtttttccagaggtcctgagttcaattccctcgcggtaaccacagggtggctcacaaccatccgtaatgagatatggcgccatcttctggcctgcaggcatatgtgcaggtagaacactgtatacataataaataaatcttaaaaaaaaaaaaatgcgccgggcggtggtggcgcacgcctttaatcccagcactcgggaggcagaggcaggcggatctctgtgagttcgaggccagcctgggctaccaagtgagttccaggaaaggcgcaaagctacacagagagaccttgtctcggaaaaaccaaaaaaaaaaaaaaaaaaaaaaaaaaaatgcattctggGCATTGCCTCCCATCCAAGGGTCGCAGGACCATCACCCTccaactctgtccttcctctgggGCAAGATGGCTCCCATCCAAGGACATCTTGGTACTCCTAGGCAAGCGTCTAGGACTCAGACCACTGCTTTGGGCTGGAGTAAAGGAGGCCCTGAGTTGAACCGTGCTCTTGTCTCCCACCAAGGCCTACTGAGGAGAGCCGTACATCAGCACATTCCCACATCGGAGAGAAACGGCTTTCTATCCATTGCTtactaaaaaaaatgagaaatgaaggcGGGCATGGTATTGCATGcttgggatcccagcactcaggaggtggacgcaggaggatcaggagctccaAGCCAatgccagtgagatagctcagcgggtaaaggtacctgctgccatgcctgacgacccgagttcgatccctagaacccatatgGGACAAATAAAGAACCGACCCCCACAGCTGCGAGGTAGCATGTGCACACCAgtctacatacatgcatatacacatatgtgatgTAACTGACCCACTTCCCAGCGCCCAGCTCACTTCGCCTCCGTGACCTGGACTTGGTGTTATGTCCAGAACATGGTCAACACCCAGTTGGCTTCCATTCCCTCTGCCAAGGGCCTGGGAGGATCCAGCAGCTGCGGCCTCAGGATCACAGTGGGTAACACATGGCATAGAGACACGGTGCCCAGGCTGAAAGGCCCGGGAAGCGTGGGGCACAGACACCCCGGGTGTGCGTCACGCTCGCCTATCATCCCCCACCTTGGGAAGGGCGCACTGACCCCGCCCCGGGTGTGCTGGAGATGGACAGGGCCACGGGTTCAGAATGGAGACAACAGCACGTGGAGGGATCTAGGTGGAGTCGGTGACTAGAGGCAAGCAAGGGGCGTGGCCAACAGGGGGCGTGGCGCCGACGCTCGGCCTGAGGGGGCGTGGTTTTAGTGTGTGCGAAGAGGCGTGAGCAGCAAGAGGCGTGATCGGATAGGGGGCGTGGCCACCTCGGGGGCGGGGCGGTGACGCGCTCCGACGCGCGATCCCGGAAGCGGTG
Proteins encoded:
- the LOC102903043 gene encoding LOW QUALITY PROTEIN: cleavage stimulation factor subunit 2 tau variant (The sequence of the model RefSeq protein was modified relative to this genomic sequence to represent the inferred CDS: inserted 1 base in 1 codon), translating into MSSLAVRDPAMDRSLRSVFVGNIPYEATEEQLKDIFSEVGSVVSFRLVYDRETGKPKGYGFCEYQDQETALSAMRNLNGREFSGRALRVDNAASEKNKEELKSLGPAAPIIDSPYGDPIDPEDAPESITRAVASLPPEQMFELMKQMKLCVQNSHQEARNMLLQNPQLAYAXMRIMDPEIALKILHHKIHVTPLIPGKSQPGPGPGPGGPGPSPGPGPGPVPAAAPGLCPGPNVMLNQQNPPAPQPQHLPRRPVKDIPPLMQTSIQGGIPAPGPIPAAVPGPGPGSLTPGGAMQPQVGMPVVGPVPLERGQMQMSDPRPPMPRGPMPAGGIPPRGLLGDAPNDPRGGTLLSVTGEVEPRGYMGPPHQGPPMHHGHDSRGPSSHDMRGGPLAADPRMLIGEPRGPMIDQRGLPMDGRGGRESRGMETRPMETEVLESRGMERRMETCAMETRGMEARGMDARGLEMRGPGPSSRGPMTGGIQGPGPINMGAGGPQGPRQVPNIAGVGNPAGDMQGAGIQGAGMQGAGIQGGGMQGAGMQGGMQGADMQGGMQGAGMQGGMQGAGMQGGMQGAGMQGASKQGGGQPSSFSPGQSQVTPQDQEKAALIMQVLQLTADQIAMLPPEQRQSILILKEQIQKSTGAS